Part of the Gilliamella sp. wkB7 genome is shown below.
ATATGCCAAATCATTACTTAAAAACTATGATTTAAATGTAAAAGAGATCGCCCATGCTTCAGGCTTTAAAGACAGTAACTATTTTTGTCGAATTTTTAGAAAAAAAACTGAACGCTCACCAACCGAATACCGTCGACAATATCACAGTAAGTTATATAAAAAATAATGCGATTTTAGTAAAAATTAAACGCGATTATGTTGATAACCATAATATTTAATAAAGTCGCAATGATTATTAATGGTTTTAAATTTATCTTTCATTAAAAAAATTGGCAACAATGCTATACCTTGTCCTTTCTCGACAAGATTTAATATTTGGCTTAAAGAATCAACCGTAATAAGATTTTCGGATGGATAATTTAAAGCAAGTGTTTTGGCTCTTAATGGGCAATGTTCATCATTATTGATAAATATTGGCAAAAGATCGGACACCACAACTGATTGACTTTGTAAAAAAGCAATCGGTAAATTTTCGGTTTTTGTTAAAAGATAATCAGGATGTTTAAATTTTTCAAAAGTAATTACTTCATCATAATAATGATGATGAATTGCATTAGATATATCACTGGTTCGTTTAATAATAATTTCTGTGGATTCAAGGCAATATTTTTTCGTTTCAATAACCAGAAACTGAAATAAAAGTTCCGAAATTAATAATGTAGAATGTTTACCTTTAAAAGATTGTTTGAGTTGTGAAAACTGCTCTAACGTCTGCAAAGTAAATTGATAAAATTGTTCCCCCTTTTCGGTAGGTCTAACGCCATCAAAACCACGAATAAATAACGTTGCTCGCAATTCATGTTCAATCTTTTTTAAATGAGCTGTTATATTTGATTGTGTATAGCTCAACGCTTTAGCCGCTTTATTAAGACTTTT
Proteins encoded:
- a CDS encoding LysR family transcriptional regulator, yielding MDFKGLHIFKTIYDLKSLNKAAKALSYTQSNITAHLKKIEHELRATLFIRGFDGVRPTEKGEQFYQFTLQTLEQFSQLKQSFKGKHSTLLISELLFQFLVIETKKYCLESTEIIIKRTSDISNAIHHHYYDEVITFEKFKHPDYLLTKTENLPIAFLQSQSVVVSDLLPIFINNDEHCPLRAKTLALNYPSENLITVDSLSQILNLVEKGQGIALLPIFLMKDKFKTINNHCDFIKYYGYQHNRV